GGCCAAGGCCTCGCCCTACCCCTGCTCCACCACCGGCTACGTCAACGGGGACGGTTCCACCTCGCCCGTCCTCGACACCGACGGAACCGTGATCCCCGATCAGGTGGACACGGTGCACTGAACCTACGCCAGGTGGACGGCCGAGGCACGGGTGCGGTACGACGCTTCGCGCCACCCGGGGAGCCCCTCGTGGGTTCAGATGGCAGGTCCCAGCCCGGCCCGTCCTCGCTGCCGATCCAGACGCGCTGTCCGGCCGCCGAGCCGCCCTCACGCCGCTGATCGAGGCCCGCCATGCCCAGCAGCAGGCGCTCGCCCTCTACCCCGACGGCAGCGGCATCGACCCCGCGCTGCTGCTCCTCGAGCAGGCCATGTGCCTGGTGCACGGGCGCAGCCCCACCGACGCCCTGCACCTGGCCGTTCAGGCGTACAGCGAGGTACCCGAGCCCCACCGAACGGCGATCCTCGGCACCCGTGCCCGCGATGTCATCGTCGGACTCCCGACGCAGCTCCGATCCGGACGCGCCGCCCGTCAGCTCGGCAAACTTCTCGCCCTGCCCGCCGGGCAGGGGTGACACCGGCCCGCGCGATGAGCAACCCTGGCCATCATGACCACCGCAGTCCCAGCCGGCGGCTTTACCGCCGCGGACCTGATCACCCTCCTCGAACGGGCTTGCGGCACAGCCGGCCTGAACCCCGACGGCGCGGTCCTCCTGCGGGGCCACACCCATGCCGTCTACCGCCTGGCCGCCGACCCGGTCGTCGTCAAGATCGCCCGCCGCGGCACCTCGCGAGAGTCCGTTCACCGGACGGTCCACCTGGTCAGGTGGCTCATCGAGCAGGGCTTCCCCACCGTGGGCCTCCATCCGGTGCGCCAGCCGGTCGAGGTCGGCGGTCACTACGCCACCTTCTGGGCCCACCTCCCGCAGCCCGACCACCCGGTGGCGGCCGAGCAGCTCGCCGCTCCCCTCCGCTCACTGCATCAGTTCACCGAACCACCCGTGCAGTTGCCAGCGGTCGACACCGTCACCGCCATCCGACGGTCGCTGGCGGTCACTGTCGCTCTCACCGACGAAGAGCGTGCCTTCCTCGGCCTTCGACTCGACCGGCTCGAAGCCGACCTCGCCGAGGTCACCTACCTGCTGCCCCCGGCGGTTGTCCAAGGTGACCCCCAGCACCGCAACGCTCTTCACACGCGCGATGGCGGCGCGGTGCTGTGCGATTGGGACACCGCCGCCTTCGGACAACCCGAACTGGACCTGGTCACGGTAGAGATCCACTGCCGGCGCTTCGGCTACGGTCACGACCACTACGCGCAATTCGCCGCCAGGTACGGCCTCGACATCACCACCTGGGACGGTTACGCCCCTCTCGCCGCGCTCCGCGAGCTCCGGATGATCACGACCAACGCCAAACGGGCCGCGCACGGGACGGACACCCTTCTGGAGATCCGTCACCGCATCGCCGGCCTTCACGCCGGTGACCACCGTCAGCGGTGGCACATTCTCTGACCCGGTCGGCGGGGCCTCCTGCGGTGCCGCCCGTCTCCAGGACCTCCGGTGACATCACCTCCGTACCGAAGCACCTGCGCGGCCGCCGGCAACGGGCACCGCTGGCTGCCGAGCCGTTCAGCGACGAGCGGGAGCCCGGATTCCACGAGCAGGCGCGCTAATTCCCCTGGGCCCGGACGGCCGAGCTGCCAGACTGGCCCGCGATGATCCCTTCCAATCCCGCCCTGGACTCCCTGCACGGCCTGTCCGTCGGCGACGCCCTCGGCGCCCAGTTCTTCGTCCCCGACAACCGTCCGTACCTCGCCCGCCGCCAGGCCCCGCCGGCTCCCTGGCCGTGGACCGACGACACCGAGATGGCCTGCTCGGTGCACGCCGCGCAGACCGAACGCGGCCGGATCGACAGCTTCGACCTCACCCACGCCTTCGCCCGCCGACAGGACTTCGACCGCGGCTACGGCCCGGCCGCGGGACGGTTGCTCCGGCTGATCCGCGAAGGCGGCGACGCCCGCGTACTCGCTGCAGAACTCTTCGACGGGCAGGGGTCGTTGGGTAACGGCGCGGCCATGCGGACCGCCCCGCTCGGTGCCGCCCACGCC
The window above is part of the Kitasatospora sp. HUAS MG31 genome. Proteins encoded here:
- a CDS encoding phosphotransferase produces the protein MTTAVPAGGFTAADLITLLERACGTAGLNPDGAVLLRGHTHAVYRLAADPVVVKIARRGTSRESVHRTVHLVRWLIEQGFPTVGLHPVRQPVEVGGHYATFWAHLPQPDHPVAAEQLAAPLRSLHQFTEPPVQLPAVDTVTAIRRSLAVTVALTDEERAFLGLRLDRLEADLAEVTYLLPPAVVQGDPQHRNALHTRDGGAVLCDWDTAAFGQPELDLVTVEIHCRRFGYGHDHYAQFAARYGLDITTWDGYAPLAALRELRMITTNAKRAAHGTDTLLEIRHRIAGLHAGDHRQRWHIL